One Novipirellula galeiformis DNA segment encodes these proteins:
- the rpsG gene encoding 30S ribosomal protein S7 yields the protein MGRITASRTSLKPDPKHGSILAGKFINCLMLDGKKTTAQRVFYDALEEVGKRNTDAEPIEIFEAALENIKPYIEVRSKRVGGASYQVPMQVNRSRQQSLAIRWLLAAVRDKKGRPMHVKLADELLAAYKKEGVAYTKRENTHRMADANKAFAHFAW from the coding sequence ATGGGACGTATTACAGCTAGCCGTACCTCGCTCAAGCCCGATCCAAAGCATGGGTCGATCCTGGCGGGCAAGTTCATCAATTGTCTGATGCTCGATGGCAAGAAAACCACCGCTCAGCGAGTTTTCTACGACGCCCTAGAAGAAGTTGGCAAACGCAACACTGATGCGGAGCCAATCGAAATCTTCGAAGCGGCACTCGAAAACATCAAGCCTTATATTGAGGTTCGCAGCAAGCGAGTCGGGGGTGCGAGTTACCAAGTGCCGATGCAAGTGAATCGTAGTCGTCAACAAAGCTTGGCGATTCGTTGGTTGCTTGCCGCGGTTCGCGACAAGAAGGGCCGTCCGATGCACGTCAAGCTCGCCGATGAGCTTTTGGCGGCATACAAGAAGGAAGGGGTGGCCTACACCAAGCGTGAAAACACGCACCGTATGGCAGATGCGAACAAGGCGTTTGCTCACTTCGCTTGGTAG
- a CDS encoding coproporphyrinogen-III oxidase family protein, whose product MSSAASDKKKTEVGSYFISNYPPYSQWKREQLPAVQDALHHAPKEDTPLGLYLHIPFCRKRCKFCYFKVFTDVKAAEVQRYVDALCNEISMVSKLPVMGDRPFRFVYFGGGTPSFLSPKQLTKLADRLRQHITWDGAEEVTFECEPGTLSETKVKTLREELGVTRLSLGIENFSDKILEDNGRAHLSKQVFNAWEWISAAQFPNVNIDLISGMVGETWDNWKENVRRTLELSPESVTIYQMELPFNTVYSKDILGNKVESPVADWETKRGWVDYAFSEFISAGYSVSSAYTVVKDPSKVNFSYRDNLWQGADLLATGIASFGHASGVHYQNLPELEQYLSTVESGELPLGRGFVPTDHQRLVREMILLLKRGHLEAGYFRDKFGVEIVEHWQPQWNTYIDDGLVTIDGDTIRLTRDGLLRADALLPAFFEPEHQGVRYT is encoded by the coding sequence ATGTCATCGGCCGCAAGCGATAAGAAGAAAACCGAAGTCGGTAGCTACTTCATCTCGAACTATCCACCGTATAGCCAGTGGAAGCGGGAACAATTACCGGCCGTGCAGGATGCGCTGCATCACGCCCCCAAAGAAGACACGCCGCTGGGGCTCTACTTACACATTCCGTTTTGTCGCAAGCGATGCAAGTTTTGTTACTTCAAGGTCTTCACCGACGTGAAAGCTGCCGAGGTCCAACGCTACGTGGATGCGCTGTGCAACGAAATTTCGATGGTCAGCAAACTGCCAGTGATGGGCGATCGGCCCTTTCGGTTTGTTTACTTCGGCGGTGGCACCCCCAGTTTTCTGTCGCCCAAACAACTCACCAAGCTCGCCGACCGACTTCGTCAACACATCACGTGGGACGGCGCTGAAGAGGTCACATTCGAGTGTGAACCGGGGACGCTGAGCGAAACAAAAGTCAAAACGCTTCGCGAAGAACTTGGCGTGACCCGTCTTAGTCTGGGGATCGAAAACTTCTCGGACAAAATCCTTGAAGACAACGGACGCGCCCACCTCAGCAAACAAGTGTTTAATGCTTGGGAATGGATCTCTGCGGCCCAATTCCCCAACGTCAACATTGACTTGATCTCGGGGATGGTGGGTGAGACCTGGGACAATTGGAAAGAGAACGTGCGTCGGACCCTCGAACTGTCTCCTGAGAGTGTCACCATCTACCAGATGGAATTGCCGTTCAATACGGTCTACAGCAAAGACATTCTGGGGAACAAAGTCGAAAGCCCGGTTGCGGATTGGGAGACCAAACGCGGCTGGGTGGATTACGCCTTTAGCGAATTCATTTCGGCGGGCTACAGCGTCAGTAGCGCTTATACCGTTGTCAAAGACCCCAGCAAAGTGAACTTCTCGTACCGCGACAATCTTTGGCAGGGTGCCGACTTGCTGGCGACCGGAATCGCCAGCTTTGGTCACGCCAGTGGAGTGCACTACCAAAACCTTCCCGAACTCGAACAATACCTCAGCACGGTGGAATCAGGCGAACTGCCTCTGGGGCGTGGCTTTGTGCCCACGGATCACCAACGTTTGGTTCGTGAAATGATCCTGTTGCTAAAACGTGGGCATTTGGAAGCGGGATATTTCCGTGACAAGTTTGGGGTCGAGATTGTCGAACACTGGCAACCGCAATGGAACACCTATATTGACGACGGCTTGGTGACCATCGATGGCGACACCATTCGCCTGACACGCGATGGGTTGTTGCGTGCGGACGCATTGTTGCCGGCATTTTTTGAGCCTGAGCACCAAGGGGTCCGCTACACGTGA
- the mtnA gene encoding S-methyl-5-thioribose-1-phosphate isomerase, with product MMTETLAFTDGCLELIDQTRLPAELVIRRCQSVDETFDAIKRLVVRGAPAIGIAAAYGVLLARDPDGSVSRQSYYDAIDHLAKSRPTAVNLFWALDRMKAVIDSVPRDEPLAARLLREATAIHDEDRQMCRDIGRHGATLLANCHRVLTHCNAGGLATSMWGTALAPIYHLHAAGHAIEVFADETRPLLQGARLTAWELAEAGVPVTVLTDSMAGSLLKSGQIDAVIVGADRIAANGDAANKIGTYPLAVLARYHQIPFYVAAPSSTFDRHLADGALIPIEHRDRDEVARPYGVQLVPDAAKVINPAFDVTPADLITAIVTEKGIIAEPNQEKLASQLGW from the coding sequence ATGATGACTGAGACACTTGCGTTTACCGATGGATGCCTCGAGCTGATTGATCAAACTCGGCTCCCCGCCGAGTTGGTGATACGGAGATGCCAGAGCGTCGATGAGACGTTTGACGCGATCAAGCGACTCGTCGTGCGCGGGGCTCCGGCGATCGGAATTGCAGCGGCGTACGGAGTCCTCTTGGCCCGTGATCCCGATGGATCGGTCTCGCGGCAAAGCTATTACGATGCGATTGACCATCTCGCCAAAAGTCGCCCTACCGCGGTCAATCTGTTCTGGGCGCTCGACCGTATGAAAGCGGTAATCGATTCGGTGCCGCGAGACGAACCGTTGGCGGCGCGATTGCTCCGCGAAGCGACGGCAATCCACGACGAAGATCGTCAGATGTGTCGTGACATCGGACGTCACGGCGCGACGTTGTTGGCGAATTGCCACCGGGTGCTCACCCACTGTAACGCGGGCGGATTGGCAACCTCGATGTGGGGAACCGCACTCGCGCCGATCTATCATTTGCACGCCGCGGGACACGCGATCGAGGTCTTTGCCGATGAGACGCGTCCGCTTTTGCAAGGTGCACGCTTGACCGCGTGGGAACTGGCCGAGGCGGGAGTTCCCGTGACGGTATTGACCGATTCGATGGCGGGCAGTCTGCTCAAGAGCGGCCAGATCGATGCGGTCATCGTGGGCGCCGATCGCATCGCCGCCAATGGAGATGCCGCCAATAAAATCGGTACCTATCCGCTGGCGGTGCTAGCACGCTATCACCAGATTCCCTTTTACGTCGCCGCTCCCTCCAGCACGTTTGATCGCCACCTCGCTGATGGTGCATTGATTCCGATTGAACATCGCGATCGTGACGAAGTAGCCCGCCCCTATGGCGTGCAACTGGTTCCTGACGCTGCCAAGGTGATCAACCCTGCTTTTGACGTCACCCCCGCCGATCTGATCACCGCGATTGTGACTGAGAAGGGGATCATTGCAGAACCCAATCAAGAAAAGCTTGCTTCGCAATTGGGGTGGTGA
- the rpsL gene encoding 30S ribosomal protein S12: MPTINQLVRKRRKLKKSQSKSPVLEKCPQKQGVCLQVRTMTPKKPNSALRKITRVRLSNGKEVTVYIPGEGHNLQEHSIVLVRGGRVRDLPGVRYQVVRGSRDALGVDGRKQSRSRYGAKK, from the coding sequence ATGCCAACCATCAATCAACTCGTCCGCAAGCGACGTAAGCTAAAGAAAAGCCAAAGCAAGTCGCCTGTGCTCGAAAAGTGCCCACAGAAACAGGGCGTTTGCTTGCAGGTTCGTACGATGACTCCTAAGAAGCCTAACTCGGCTCTTCGGAAGATCACCCGTGTACGCTTAAGCAACGGCAAAGAAGTGACCGTTTACATCCCAGGTGAAGGTCACAACCTTCAAGAGCACTCGATCGTCTTGGTACGTGGTGGACGTGTTCGTGACTTGCCGGGTGTTCGCTACCAAGTGGTCCGCGGATCGCGTGACGCATTGGGCGTTGATGGCCGCAAGCAATCTCGAAGCCGCTACGGTGCGAAGAAATAG
- a CDS encoding GNAT family N-acetyltransferase, producing MIVTQDSSEKPALSAAKPGAAATGKLDAAGKPIPSLLEGVTIRKALPTDADAIHALLRPYVAQRLLLARTEAEVIELTRHGFMAVRSENGVEKCLGFAAVEIYSAKLAELLSLAVHHECRNIGVGRMLVDHCVQRARELGVMEVMAISSSEEFFQNCGFDYSLPDQKKAFFCQLRPRHPHSD from the coding sequence GTGATCGTGACGCAGGATTCATCGGAAAAACCAGCGCTCTCAGCGGCAAAGCCGGGTGCAGCCGCTACTGGTAAATTGGATGCCGCAGGTAAGCCCATCCCCTCGCTGCTCGAAGGCGTCACGATTCGTAAGGCCTTGCCGACCGATGCTGACGCGATTCATGCGTTGCTGCGTCCCTACGTGGCTCAGCGGCTGTTGCTGGCACGCACCGAGGCGGAGGTGATCGAGCTGACTCGCCACGGTTTTATGGCGGTTCGCAGCGAGAACGGGGTGGAAAAATGCCTCGGTTTCGCCGCCGTAGAAATCTACAGCGCCAAGCTCGCCGAGTTGCTCAGCTTGGCGGTTCACCACGAATGCCGAAACATCGGAGTGGGCCGAATGCTGGTCGATCATTGTGTGCAGCGAGCTCGTGAGCTCGGCGTGATGGAAGTGATGGCGATCAGTTCGTCGGAAGAGTTCTTTCAAAATTGTGGCTTTGATTATTCATTGCCTGACCAGAAGAAGGCCTTTTTCTGTCAATTGCGGCCTCGCCATCCCCATAGCGACTGA
- a CDS encoding glycine cleavage system protein H, whose translation MSHHSFSFAMGEFTAEFPGDRMYVSNHMWALQTKGDLWRFGLTGYAVRLLQDVYFLEWTVEPPSAMKSRQLLGAIESKKAESDLYAPIAGVLVAINDAALADPSVVNADTYGEGWLFEMESREVAALLSPEGYQAHLIDAWEVAQRTIKGQANT comes from the coding sequence GTGAGCCACCATTCGTTCTCGTTCGCGATGGGCGAATTCACCGCCGAATTTCCTGGCGACCGCATGTACGTCAGCAATCACATGTGGGCACTGCAAACCAAGGGCGATCTCTGGCGTTTCGGCTTGACCGGATATGCCGTACGACTGCTGCAAGACGTCTACTTTTTAGAGTGGACGGTCGAACCGCCGTCGGCAATGAAATCACGTCAATTGCTAGGGGCAATCGAAAGCAAGAAAGCGGAAAGCGATCTGTATGCGCCGATTGCCGGTGTCTTGGTGGCGATCAATGACGCAGCGTTGGCGGACCCTTCGGTCGTCAATGCCGACACCTATGGCGAGGGTTGGTTGTTCGAAATGGAAAGCCGCGAGGTCGCGGCGCTGCTAAGCCCCGAAGGCTATCAAGCTCACTTAATCGACGCCTGGGAAGTCGCTCAACGCACAATTAAAGGCCAAGCGAACACCTAA
- a CDS encoding outer membrane protein assembly factor BamB family protein has translation MLPMKTFSKWICVAIAAAMVSSLPTTAPGKTVAAGESVSTNQEKKAKSANWSLSRGNPQSTGATDQVVPENLVVKWEFKADEAIESALVVADKLVFAADVMGKLYAISRSDGKEVWTHFYDTGFTAPPAIDNGRLLIGDVEGNLYALDAATGKPLWQAQTEGQISGSAAFFKDNVLITSQDGKLYCFAGNDGSLRWTYQTDDQIRCSPTVAGERTFLGGCDGQLHIVDLNTGKAIGDTLPLGGPTGSTPAVLGERAFLPIMDGAVLALDWKNHQELWRYIDEDRPQEYRNSAAVAGDQVIVSSQNKQVDSISVKTGKRLWRYTLRRRADASPVISAEDVWIAATDGRLIRLSLADGSERWSYEIRGSFIAPPAIAGGEVFVADDNGIVRCFGK, from the coding sequence ATGTTACCTATGAAAACGTTTTCAAAATGGATTTGCGTCGCGATTGCCGCTGCGATGGTGTCGTCTTTGCCGACCACCGCTCCAGGTAAAACGGTGGCCGCAGGTGAATCGGTCTCGACAAACCAAGAGAAAAAAGCGAAATCCGCTAATTGGTCCCTTTCGCGTGGAAATCCCCAGTCGACGGGGGCGACCGACCAAGTGGTGCCCGAAAACTTAGTCGTGAAATGGGAATTCAAGGCCGACGAGGCCATCGAATCGGCCTTGGTCGTGGCCGACAAACTCGTTTTCGCTGCCGATGTGATGGGCAAACTCTACGCGATCTCGCGTAGCGACGGCAAGGAAGTTTGGACGCACTTTTACGACACCGGCTTCACCGCCCCGCCAGCGATCGATAACGGACGTTTGCTCATCGGCGACGTCGAAGGCAACCTCTACGCCCTGGACGCAGCGACCGGCAAACCGCTTTGGCAGGCGCAAACCGAAGGCCAGATCAGCGGATCGGCCGCGTTTTTCAAAGACAACGTGCTCATCACCAGCCAGGATGGAAAACTCTACTGCTTTGCCGGCAACGACGGTTCGCTGCGGTGGACCTACCAGACGGACGATCAAATTCGTTGCAGCCCGACTGTGGCCGGAGAGCGAACCTTTTTAGGCGGATGTGACGGACAATTACATATCGTCGATCTCAACACCGGCAAAGCGATCGGCGATACCTTGCCGCTCGGTGGCCCGACGGGCAGCACGCCTGCGGTCCTCGGTGAGCGTGCCTTTTTGCCGATCATGGACGGCGCCGTGCTGGCCTTGGATTGGAAAAACCACCAAGAACTTTGGCGTTACATCGACGAGGATCGCCCGCAGGAGTATCGCAACAGTGCCGCAGTGGCGGGCGACCAAGTCATCGTCAGCAGCCAGAACAAGCAGGTTGATTCGATTTCAGTTAAAACAGGCAAACGATTGTGGCGTTATACTCTCCGTCGACGGGCCGATGCCTCTCCCGTGATTTCGGCGGAGGATGTTTGGATCGCCGCCACCGACGGACGTTTGATCCGTTTGTCGCTCGCCGATGGCAGCGAACGATGGAGCTATGAAATTCGGGGATCGTTTATTGCCCCTCCCGCGATTGCCGGTGGCGAAGTCTTCGTCGCTGACGATAATGGGATCGTGCGGTGCTTCGGTAAATAG
- the aroE gene encoding shikimate dehydrogenase, whose amino-acid sequence MICVSLGRARHKRMIAEHQFLVEQGAELVELRLDFLGRAVNLKRLIDERPGPVVITCRRREDGGRWMRSEQERLMVLRSAIAAGVEYVDIEADIASQIPRYGNTKRIISYHDFAETPDDLEGLAAAMAEEDADIVKIATLATTFSDNLRMLNMVKNAKRPTIGICMGEIGMVTRILGERVGSPFTYATYSADKKLAPGQLNWKEMNTLYRYKEINEATELFGVIADPVAHSYSPLIHNTAFYEQGLNARYLPFRVPPDDLHKFMQNARDLGVSGVSVTIPHKERTLEHCTQAESSANGIGAVNTVIFHGKDNLGYNTDYRAAMDCIEAVLTLKKDVDKPMQGMSVLILGAGGVSRAIAWGLRQRGAEITIASRTFERSNLLASEIGCRAIEWEERHAFKVNLLVNGTPIGMHPDVDSSPYLASAMNQFMVVFDTVYNPESTMLIKQARKHGCRIITGIDMFVRQAAYQYKLFTGRDAPIALMRDTIKQATNPVQLN is encoded by the coding sequence ATGATTTGTGTTAGCCTCGGTCGGGCCCGCCATAAGCGGATGATTGCTGAACATCAGTTTCTTGTCGAGCAAGGGGCCGAATTGGTCGAACTGCGACTCGATTTCCTCGGTCGAGCTGTCAATTTGAAACGATTGATCGATGAACGCCCTGGTCCCGTCGTCATTACTTGTCGTCGTCGCGAAGACGGTGGCCGTTGGATGCGCAGCGAGCAGGAACGGTTGATGGTGTTGCGAAGCGCGATCGCCGCCGGGGTCGAATATGTCGATATCGAGGCCGATATTGCCTCTCAGATCCCCCGTTATGGCAATACAAAGCGGATCATCAGTTACCACGATTTCGCGGAAACCCCCGATGATCTCGAAGGACTCGCCGCCGCGATGGCCGAAGAGGATGCCGATATTGTCAAAATCGCAACGTTGGCGACGACGTTCTCGGATAACCTCCGCATGTTGAATATGGTCAAAAATGCGAAGCGTCCGACGATCGGGATCTGTATGGGCGAAATTGGCATGGTGACCCGCATTCTTGGCGAACGAGTCGGTTCGCCGTTTACCTACGCGACGTACAGCGCCGACAAAAAGCTCGCACCAGGCCAGCTCAATTGGAAGGAAATGAACACGCTGTACCGCTACAAAGAGATCAACGAAGCGACCGAGTTGTTCGGCGTCATTGCCGATCCCGTGGCTCATAGCTACAGCCCGTTGATCCACAATACCGCCTTTTACGAGCAAGGCCTCAATGCCCGCTATTTGCCGTTTCGCGTTCCGCCAGACGATTTGCACAAGTTTATGCAAAACGCTCGCGATCTTGGCGTCAGTGGCGTGAGCGTCACGATCCCTCACAAAGAGCGGACGCTTGAGCATTGCACCCAAGCGGAATCGAGTGCCAACGGCATCGGCGCCGTCAATACCGTGATTTTTCATGGCAAGGATAATCTCGGCTACAACACCGATTATCGGGCTGCCATGGACTGTATCGAAGCGGTGCTGACATTGAAAAAGGATGTCGACAAACCGATGCAGGGAATGTCGGTCTTGATCCTCGGCGCCGGGGGCGTTTCCAGAGCGATCGCTTGGGGGTTGCGCCAACGGGGGGCCGAAATTACGATCGCCTCGCGAACCTTTGAACGCTCTAATCTGTTGGCGTCGGAAATTGGCTGTCGAGCGATCGAATGGGAAGAACGCCATGCGTTTAAGGTCAATCTCTTGGTCAATGGGACCCCCATCGGAATGCACCCAGATGTCGACAGCAGCCCGTACCTCGCTTCGGCCATGAATCAATTCATGGTCGTCTTCGATACCGTCTACAATCCCGAGAGCACGATGTTGATCAAGCAGGCAAGAAAGCACGGCTGCCGCATCATCACCGGTATCGATATGTTTGTTCGCCAAGCGGCCTACCAGTACAAATTGTTTACGGGGCGTGACGCCCCGATCGCGTTGATGCGAGATACCATCAAACAGGCGACCAACCCGGTTCAATTGAATTAA
- the fusA gene encoding elongation factor G encodes MALDISKIRNIGIIAHIDAGKTTVTERMLYLSGAKHRMGRVDHGTTDTDDDPEEQERGITIFSACVKYNWNQFSINLLDTPGHVDFTAEVERCLRVLDGAVTVFSAREGVEAQSETVWRQADKYGVPRIVFINKLDREGANFEAVFNDIAPRLGGRPVAVELPVGQGPAHTSNPFRGVIDLVDMKLLEFDPETEGKEVTETEIPADLLDEALLWREQMLEVVYELNDEAMMLGMDEKPVPREMIIAALRKGCIEMKVQPVFCGSALHGIGVQPLMTGVGNYLPSPLDRPPVEGVDPKRPDKVLLRKPDSKEPFCGLVFKILPAKTGDNYWIRVYSGELKQNSRVHCPNRDKKENIAQLWQIHATKKERDGQIESVGAGDICCVIGPRFAITGDTVCDTKELIELPSIKFAESVLSMAIEPENTADRKKLEETLEMLRRQDPTFHAVENEELGQTLISGMGELHLEVIQHRLTRDFGLNVKFYKPRVNYRETISGNAEVVGQCNRQIGATHLFGRLKVRVSALEDSAAPVLVFDRLPAECPLQGNARAAAIEELRQRAEGGGLIAGFPLSGVKIEVYDAEVHEDGSDEVAFRIAAGDAFDKGLQAAGPILLEPVMRIEVTTPEDYMGEIVGDLLQRRALIASTETRGAMTVITAHAPLKELFGYSSAVRSLSQGRAGGSMEPHSYQPAPKVDAESFQF; translated from the coding sequence ATGGCTCTCGACATATCGAAAATTCGTAACATTGGCATCATCGCTCATATCGATGCCGGTAAGACGACCGTGACCGAACGCATGCTTTATCTGAGCGGTGCAAAACATCGGATGGGGCGAGTCGATCATGGCACGACGGACACCGATGATGACCCCGAGGAACAAGAGCGTGGGATCACGATTTTCAGTGCCTGTGTAAAGTACAACTGGAATCAATTCTCTATCAATTTGCTCGATACGCCGGGGCACGTTGACTTTACCGCCGAAGTCGAACGTTGTTTGCGCGTGCTCGATGGTGCGGTCACGGTCTTTTCGGCTCGCGAAGGGGTCGAGGCGCAAAGCGAAACGGTTTGGCGTCAAGCAGATAAGTACGGTGTTCCCCGCATTGTCTTTATCAACAAATTGGATCGCGAGGGAGCCAACTTTGAGGCGGTCTTTAATGACATTGCTCCCCGACTCGGAGGTCGTCCGGTCGCTGTGGAATTGCCCGTCGGCCAAGGGCCCGCGCACACCAGCAATCCGTTCCGCGGTGTGATCGATCTGGTGGATATGAAGCTGCTCGAATTTGATCCCGAGACCGAAGGGAAAGAGGTGACGGAGACCGAGATTCCCGCCGACCTGCTTGACGAAGCCTTGCTATGGCGCGAGCAGATGCTGGAGGTCGTTTACGAACTCAATGACGAAGCGATGATGTTGGGGATGGACGAGAAGCCGGTGCCTCGCGAGATGATCATCGCGGCGCTTCGCAAAGGCTGTATCGAGATGAAGGTCCAACCTGTGTTCTGCGGCTCAGCACTGCACGGTATCGGTGTCCAGCCGCTGATGACCGGGGTGGGCAACTACTTGCCAAGTCCACTCGATCGTCCCCCGGTCGAAGGAGTTGATCCAAAACGTCCCGATAAAGTGCTGCTGCGAAAACCGGATTCGAAAGAGCCGTTTTGTGGCTTGGTGTTCAAGATTCTGCCCGCGAAAACCGGCGACAACTATTGGATCCGCGTTTACAGCGGCGAGCTAAAGCAGAACTCGCGCGTCCATTGTCCCAATCGAGACAAGAAAGAAAATATTGCGCAATTGTGGCAAATCCATGCCACCAAAAAGGAACGCGACGGCCAAATTGAATCGGTCGGTGCAGGCGATATCTGCTGCGTGATCGGGCCTCGTTTTGCGATCACGGGTGACACCGTCTGTGATACCAAAGAGCTGATCGAATTGCCGAGCATTAAGTTCGCCGAGAGTGTGTTGTCGATGGCCATTGAGCCTGAGAATACCGCTGATCGGAAGAAGCTTGAAGAGACGTTGGAAATGCTTCGCCGGCAAGATCCGACGTTCCATGCCGTTGAGAATGAAGAGCTTGGCCAGACATTGATTAGCGGGATGGGCGAACTTCATTTGGAAGTGATTCAGCATCGGCTCACACGCGATTTTGGATTGAACGTCAAGTTCTATAAGCCACGAGTGAATTACCGCGAGACGATCAGCGGCAATGCGGAGGTCGTCGGTCAATGCAATCGCCAAATTGGGGCGACCCATTTGTTTGGGCGTTTGAAGGTTCGCGTCTCCGCGCTTGAAGATAGTGCGGCTCCAGTGCTTGTGTTTGATCGATTGCCCGCGGAGTGTCCCTTGCAGGGAAATGCGCGTGCCGCGGCGATTGAAGAATTGCGTCAGCGTGCCGAAGGTGGCGGATTGATCGCAGGTTTCCCATTGTCGGGCGTGAAAATCGAAGTTTACGATGCCGAAGTTCACGAGGATGGCAGTGATGAAGTGGCCTTTCGCATCGCGGCGGGAGATGCATTCGACAAAGGCTTGCAAGCCGCGGGACCGATTTTGCTTGAACCTGTGATGCGAATCGAAGTCACCACGCCCGAAGATTACATGGGCGAGATCGTCGGTGATTTGCTGCAGCGACGTGCCCTAATCGCGTCGACCGAAACGCGTGGAGCGATGACGGTGATCACGGCTCACGCGCCGCTGAAAGAACTGTTTGGCTACTCCAGTGCGGTGCGTAGTTTGAGCCAAGGCCGAGCCGGTGGAAGCATGGAACCTCATAGCTACCAACCCGCGCCCAAAGTCGATGCCGAAAGCTTCCAATTCTAA